Proteins encoded by one window of Martelella endophytica:
- a CDS encoding UDP-N-acetylmuramoyl-L-alanyl-D-glutamate--2,6-diaminopimelate ligase produces the protein MKLSALAGTAFPELNAALSGRAGALDIAAVTADSRKAGPGALFVAIAGSKADGAGFIDDAAERGAAVAVSAAAHEGARIPVLQVSNPRRFLSVVASRFYGAQPETMVAVTGTAGKTSVASFTRQIWAHAGLAAAMIGTTGVIAPGRKEYGSLTTPDPVMLHGLLAELAHDGVTHAAMEASSHGLDQYRLDGVRLAAAGFTNLGRDHMDYHATIEEYFGAKMHLFDRVLPKGSPAVINADDAWSARAEVAARDAGHRVMTVGRSGSFLCLKRVEQKRDSQFAEILHDGEIYEVRLPLAGEFQISNALVAAGLAIATGVTARTALAALEKIEGAAGRLELAGKAANGALAYIDYAHKPDALEKVLTAVRPFTTGKVVVVFGCGGDRDRGKRPIMGEIATRLADVVIVTDDNPRSEVPAEIRGEILAAAPGATEIGDRAEAIAHAVALLRQGDTLIVAGKGHEEGQTAAGVTRPFSDLAEVRKALEGIQS, from the coding sequence ATGAAATTGAGCGCTCTCGCCGGTACGGCTTTTCCAGAATTGAACGCGGCGCTTTCCGGCCGCGCCGGCGCGCTCGACATTGCCGCCGTCACTGCCGACAGCCGCAAGGCCGGTCCCGGAGCGCTCTTCGTGGCGATTGCCGGCAGCAAAGCCGACGGCGCCGGCTTCATCGATGATGCCGCCGAAAGAGGCGCGGCCGTCGCCGTCAGCGCCGCGGCACATGAGGGCGCGCGGATCCCCGTGCTGCAGGTCAGCAATCCGCGGCGCTTCCTGTCGGTGGTCGCATCCCGCTTCTACGGCGCCCAGCCGGAAACGATGGTTGCCGTCACGGGCACCGCTGGCAAGACCTCGGTCGCGTCCTTCACCCGCCAGATCTGGGCCCATGCCGGCCTTGCCGCCGCGATGATCGGCACCACCGGCGTAATCGCGCCTGGCCGCAAGGAATACGGCTCGCTGACGACGCCGGACCCGGTCATGCTGCACGGCCTGCTCGCCGAACTCGCCCATGACGGAGTGACCCATGCGGCGATGGAGGCCTCGAGCCACGGCCTCGATCAGTATCGCCTCGATGGCGTCCGGCTCGCCGCCGCCGGCTTCACTAATCTTGGTCGCGATCACATGGACTATCACGCGACCATCGAGGAATATTTCGGCGCCAAGATGCACCTTTTCGACCGGGTGCTGCCCAAGGGCTCTCCCGCCGTCATCAACGCCGATGATGCCTGGTCCGCGCGTGCCGAAGTGGCCGCCCGCGATGCCGGCCACCGGGTTATGACGGTCGGCCGCAGCGGCAGTTTCCTGTGCCTGAAGCGGGTGGAGCAGAAGCGCGACAGCCAGTTCGCCGAAATCCTGCACGATGGCGAGATATACGAAGTGCGGCTGCCGCTAGCCGGCGAATTCCAGATTTCCAACGCCCTCGTTGCCGCAGGCCTTGCGATTGCGACCGGCGTGACCGCCAGGACCGCGCTTGCCGCGCTGGAGAAGATCGAGGGCGCGGCCGGCCGTCTCGAACTCGCCGGCAAAGCCGCCAATGGTGCGCTCGCCTATATCGATTACGCCCACAAGCCCGATGCGCTCGAAAAGGTGCTGACGGCGGTCCGCCCGTTCACCACCGGCAAGGTTGTCGTCGTCTTTGGTTGCGGCGGCGATCGCGATCGCGGCAAGCGGCCGATCATGGGCGAGATCGCGACGCGGCTTGCCGATGTCGTCATCGTCACCGACGACAATCCGCGCTCGGAGGTTCCGGCCGAGATCCGCGGCGAAATTCTCGCCGCAGCGCCCGGTGCCACCGAAATCGGTGACCGGGCCGAGGCGATTGCCCATGCCGTGGCATTGCTGAGGCAGGGCGATACACTGATCGTTGCTGGCAAGGGACATGAGGAGGGGCAGACCGCCGCCGGCGTCACCCGACCATTCTCCGACCTTGCCGAAGTCAGAAAAGCATTGGAGGGCATTCAATCGTGA
- a CDS encoding peptidoglycan D,D-transpeptidase FtsI family protein: MKKRIPSFRRKSAPEATPPTDGAVTDVFQGTAKKRVGLARSRVGIITACFLGVYAVIGGRLVHYSLAKEDGTVSNAVAPQTLARRPDIVDRNGAVLATDVRMMSLYADPSMITSADDVLDALKPIFPDLDEARAYRLLNSKGEFVWLKRQITPKQQSQVLAAGVPGVGFRPEVHRFYPGGPEAAHILGLVDIDNRGLSGIERYMDKSDGISSLMGLGLSGAMNLKPFATSIDLRVESIVRDILVEGLHKFEAVGATATVLKVDTGEIVALTSVPDFDPNNPPPATDPRMLNDAITGVYEMGSTFKTFTLAMGLESGKFTLDSLVDAKTPLIFGRSRIRDDHAQNRILTYPEVFTYSSNIGASRIAAAVGPDYQREFLEKLGLLDRMDTEIGGAGTPQRPQKWGGVFSATVSFGQGVTTTSLQTAAAAAALVNGGKLLTPTFLPRTEAEADQVAKQVISKDTSDKMRYLLRLNGTDGSGRNGQVPGYRIGAKTGTSEKIIDGKYSKDRNFNAFLAAFPMDDPQYVVLVTIDDAKKVEGVPGRTAAWNAGPMAGEIIRRCAPILGVDPDFGAEGDALLAAY, translated from the coding sequence ATGAAGAAACGTATCCCGAGTTTTCGCCGCAAATCCGCGCCTGAAGCTACGCCGCCGACTGACGGCGCCGTCACCGATGTGTTCCAGGGCACGGCCAAGAAGCGCGTCGGCCTGGCGCGCAGCCGCGTCGGCATCATCACCGCCTGCTTCCTCGGCGTCTACGCCGTGATCGGCGGACGGCTGGTGCATTATTCGCTGGCGAAGGAGGATGGCACCGTCTCCAACGCGGTGGCGCCGCAGACGCTCGCCCGCCGCCCCGACATCGTCGATCGCAACGGCGCGGTTCTCGCGACGGACGTTCGGATGATGTCGCTTTATGCCGACCCTTCGATGATCACCAGCGCCGATGACGTGCTGGATGCGCTGAAGCCGATCTTCCCTGATCTCGACGAGGCGCGGGCATACCGTCTGCTCAATTCGAAGGGCGAATTCGTGTGGCTGAAGCGGCAGATCACGCCGAAACAGCAGAGCCAGGTCCTCGCCGCTGGCGTGCCGGGCGTCGGCTTCCGGCCGGAGGTTCACCGCTTCTATCCGGGCGGCCCTGAAGCGGCCCATATTCTCGGTCTCGTCGACATCGACAATCGCGGCCTCTCCGGTATCGAGCGTTACATGGACAAGTCCGACGGTATTTCGAGCCTGATGGGCCTTGGCCTTTCCGGCGCGATGAACCTGAAGCCGTTCGCGACGTCGATCGATTTGAGGGTCGAAAGCATCGTCCGCGATATTCTTGTTGAAGGCCTGCACAAGTTCGAGGCGGTTGGCGCCACGGCCACCGTGCTCAAGGTCGACACAGGCGAGATTGTCGCGCTGACGTCCGTGCCCGATTTCGACCCCAACAACCCGCCGCCCGCGACCGATCCGCGGATGCTGAACGACGCCATCACCGGCGTCTACGAGATGGGGTCGACCTTCAAGACCTTCACGCTGGCGATGGGGCTTGAATCCGGCAAGTTCACGCTCGACAGCCTCGTCGACGCCAAGACACCGCTGATCTTCGGTCGCTCGCGCATCCGAGACGACCATGCCCAGAACCGTATTCTCACCTATCCGGAAGTCTTCACCTATTCGTCGAACATCGGCGCCTCTCGCATTGCCGCCGCCGTCGGCCCTGACTATCAGCGCGAATTCCTCGAAAAGCTCGGCCTGCTCGATCGCATGGACACCGAAATCGGCGGCGCAGGCACACCGCAGCGTCCGCAGAAGTGGGGCGGCGTGTTCTCCGCCACCGTTTCCTTCGGCCAGGGCGTGACCACGACCTCGCTGCAGACGGCCGCGGCCGCGGCCGCACTGGTCAACGGCGGCAAGCTGCTGACGCCGACCTTCCTGCCGCGCACGGAGGCTGAGGCTGATCAGGTTGCCAAGCAGGTGATCTCGAAGGACACCAGCGACAAGATGCGTTATCTTCTTCGCCTCAACGGAACCGACGGCTCCGGCCGCAACGGGCAGGTGCCGGGCTACAGGATCGGCGCCAAGACCGGCACGTCGGAGAAGATCATCGATGGCAAATATTCGAAGGATCGCAATTTCAACGCATTTCTCGCCGCATTTCCGATGGACGATCCGCAATATGTCGTGCTCGTGACCATCGATGACGCGAAGAAGGTGGAAGGCGTTCCGGGCCGCACGGCGGCATGGAATGCCGGGCCCATGGCTGGCGAGATCATCCGTCGCTGCGCCCCCATCCTCGGCGTCGATCCCGATTTCGGCGCGGAAGGGGACGCACTCCTGGCCGCCTACTGA